The Aggregicoccus sp. 17bor-14 genome contains the following window.
CCTCGCGAGCATCGACTCGGCCAAGGACCCGCGCAGCCTGCGAGACCGGCTGCCCACCGTGGTGCGCGTGCTGCGCGAGCGCATGGACAGCGAGGAGCGGGCGGTCTTCCCGCTCTTCGACCGCAGCGCCACCCTCTGAACCCTTCCCGCCGCCTGCCGGAGCCCTCCGTGACTGCACCGTCCGTCGAACTGCTGCCCCACCATGGCCTCGCGGCGCTGGGAGGCGAGCCTCACGTCTTCCACTGCCACCACTACAACTGCTTCCTGCAGAAGGCGGTGCTCGACCAGGGCGCGCTGGTGGATGCGCCGGAGCTGCTCACCGCGCCCGCCGCCGAGGTCGCGCTCACGCAGCTGCGCACGCTCGGTGCGACGCGGCAGCAGGCCGAGGAGCTGTTCCGGGTGCTCGGCTTCGGCCGGGTGGACCTCTCGGGCGTGGGGCGCGGGGGCGGCACCGCGCGCCTCTCGGGCTCGCACTACGCGCTGGGCTGGCTCTCCAAGTTCGGGCGCGCCTCGCAGCCCGTGTGCTTCATGCCCGCGGGGTGGGTGGAGGGCGTTGCGCGCCACCTGCACGGCGCGGCCTTCACGGCCCGCGAGGTGGAGTGCGTGGCGGCCGGCGGCAAGGAGTGCCGCATCGAGGTGACGCCCGGCGGCCCCGAGCGCGCTGCGTCGCCCGGGCTCGGCACCCTCTCGAAATTCGGCGCGAGGCCTCCCGCGGCCCTGGCGACTTCGGTGGACGAGGCCAGCATCATCGCCGCGTGCGCGGGTCTGCCGCTGGGCGGCGACGCGGAGGGCACGGTGCACGCCTTCGGCGTGAGCCTCACGCGCCACTACGCGAACTACTACAACCTGCTGAGCTACCGCTTCGACGCAGCCATGGCCTCAGCGGCCGGCGAGGCGGCGCAGACCGCCGCGCGCATGCTGCTGGTGGAGGCGGGCCGCGTCTGCGCCTTCCACACCTTCGGCGGCATCATGGAGAGCGCGGAGTGGGAGGCGCTGGTCAAGCCGCAGTGCCGCACGCGCGAGGACTGGCTCTACGGCATGGTCGCGGCGGTGAACGCGCTGGGCTGGGGCCGCTGGTCGGTGGCGCAGGTGAGGCCGGGGCAGCGCATCGAGATGGTGGTGGATGGCAGCTACGAGTCCAACGGCCACCTCGCCGCCTTCGGGAAGTCGGACGGGCCGCGCTGCTTCCTGGTCACCGGCGGCGTGGCCGGCCTGGCCAACCTGCTCTACAACGCGGACATCACCGAGAGGCCGGACCTCACGCCCGCCTTCTACGCGCAGACCTTCCAGCGCCCGGGCTTCTTCGTGGCGCGCGAGGTGGAGTGCCGCTCCCAGGGGGCGGCCGCCTGCCGCGTGGTGGCGGAGCGGCTGTGAGCGCGCGGCGCGACCGGCTGCGCGGCGCCCGCTTCCCGGTGGGCGCGGGCGTCACCGCCGAGGTGCGCCGCAGCTGCCGCAACGAGCTCAAGGTGCTCTACGAGGCCGAGTCCTTCCCGGGCGCCACCTGGGAGGCGCTCGCGGCGCTGGGCAGCGCGAGCTACCTGCGCGCGAGCCAGCTCAACCCCGCGATGAGCGACCTGTGCCGGGTGACGCTCGCGGGCGGCGCGCTGCTGGAGGGGGCCGTGGGCGGCCGCCTGCTCGTGGCGCTCTACCGCGGGCGCGGCCGCCTGCGGCAGCGCCACCACGTGGAGCGGCTGCTCGGCAGGGGCTGAGGTCCTCGCGTCCCCCGGGCGTGCGTGCGCGCCTCGACGGGCGCGCCCTCACCACCGCTCAGGGCAGCAGCTGCAGGTAGAGCAGGTCGCTGCGGTCCTCCGGGAGGATGCGCTCACCGTCGAGCTCCACCTCGGCGTCCACCGAGCCTGCGACCACGAGGCGCCCCCGGGGCTGCAGCGCGAGCCCGCTCAGCTGGATGTGTCGATCGAGGGTGCGCGTCCACGTGGGCGTACCGTCCGCCGCGTAGCGCGCGACGAAGGGCCCGGGCTGCAGCGTGCCCAGCCCCAGGTCCCCCGCCGCGAGCAGCAGCCCGCGCACGGTGAGCCGGTCCTCCCCGTCGAGCGCGAGCTGCTCCACGAAGCCCTCGCCGGCCTCCGGCAGCTCCCGCGCCCACCGCTCGGCGCCGTCCGGAGCGAGCGCACCCAGCAGCACGTCCGGCACGCTGCCCGCGCCCTTGCTCTCCAAGGTCTGCGAGGCAAAGCGCAGCGTGCCGCGCAGCTCGCCGCCGAAGTACACCGTCCCCTCCGCGCCCGCCGCGAGCGCTCTCACGCTGGCGAGGCGCGTGGCCTCGAGGCGGCGCACCCACACGGGCTCCCCCTGCGCGCCGAGGCGCACGATGAAGCCGGTGCCCACGTCCTCCTCGGCCTCCCGGGCCATGCCCGCGACGAAGGCCTCCCCCGCGGGGCCCAGCGCCACGGCGGTGCCCGCGCCGCGCTGGGCGCCAGCCGTCAGCGCGGCGAGTGCCGTGCTCCAGCGGGTGCGGCCCGCGGAGTCGAAGCGCGCGACGATGAGGCTGCTCGCAGCGCCCGCCTCCGCGCTCCCCAGCGGCCCCGCGCCGAGGTCGACGCGCCCCTCCACCGCGCCCGTGAGCAGCGCGTCGCCCTCGGGCCCCGCCGCGAGCCCGCCGACCGAGACGTTCCCCTCTTCGGCCCCGCGCACGGTGGGCACGAAGCCCCGGCTCCACAGGTGCCGGCCGCGCGCCCCGAAGCGCGCGAGGAAGAGGGCGCCGGAGCCCTCTGCCCGAGGCAGCGCTCCGCCGCCCAGGTCCGGCGCGCCCGAGTAGGTGCCGGCCACCAGCAGCTCCCCGGTGGGCGTGGCGGCGAGGGCGAGCCCCACGGCGCCGTCGCCCGTGCGGCTGCGGCGGAAGGAGCGCGTCCACTGCAGCGCGCCTTGCGCGTCGTAGCGCGCGAGGACGAGGTCTCGCTCGCCCACGAGGCTGGGGCCTCCGAAGGTGCCGGAGTCGCTGCGCCCCAGCGCGGCGAAGCCTCCGTCCGGAAGCCCCGCGAGGGCCCGCACGTCCATCGAGCCCGAGAGGGCGTGGCCCGCCACGCTGATGCGCTGGTGCCAGCCGAGAGCCCCACCGTCACCGAGCGCCGCCGGGGGCAGCGCAGGCGCGCGCTCGGGAAGTCCCGCGGTGTCGAGCTGCACCAGCACCACGTCCTGCCTCGCCACCGGGACGAGGGTGCGCCCGTCCAGCTGTGCGGGCGTGAAGAGCACCGCGGCGAGTAAGGTGCGTCCCCCGGGCTGCGGCGCCTGGGCGGCGACCTGCAGGCGCGGGTCGAGCGTGAGCGCGGCACGCGTCGCACCGTCCGCGGAGAGGCGCGCGAGAATGGGCCCGGGCAGCAGCGGACCGGTGCCCAGGTCCGCCACGCTGAGCAGCTCCCCGCGCAGCAGCAAGCCGCCGTCCGGCTCCACGAAGAGCTGGGAGGCCGTGCCCTCGCCGAGGCCCGGCAGCGCGCGCGCCCAGCGCGGCGTGCCTGCGGAGTCGAAGGCGCCCAGCAGCAGGTCCGGCCCGGCGCCGCTGTCGAAGCGGTGGGGGCGACGGCTCTCGAGCTCCTTTCCGGCGAAGCGGAAGGTGCCCGAGAAGTCGCCCGCGAAGTACACGCTGCCCTCCGGCCCCACCGCGAGCGAGCGCACCCGCTGCCCGGTGTCGCCCGCCACCGCCTCGCCCTCGAGGCGGTGCAGCCACTGCCGCCGGCCATCCGGGGTGAAGCGCGCGACGAAGGCGGTGCCGCTCACCTCCTCGCCCGGGCTCGCGGCGCCCGCCACGAGCACGTGGCCGGTGGTGGGGTCCGCCGCCACCGCCGTGCCGTAGGAGAGGTCCGCGCCCGCGACCGCCTCCTCGAAGGCGGTGGCCCACAGGGCCGTGCCGTCGGCAGAGAGCTTGGCGAGGAAGAAGTGGCCCTGCGTCTCGCGCGCCTCGCTGCCCAGGCGCCCCGTGCCGAAGTCCACCGCGCCCTGGAAGCTGCCCGTG
Protein-coding sequences here:
- a CDS encoding 4-vinyl reductase, which codes for MTAPSVELLPHHGLAALGGEPHVFHCHHYNCFLQKAVLDQGALVDAPELLTAPAAEVALTQLRTLGATRQQAEELFRVLGFGRVDLSGVGRGGGTARLSGSHYALGWLSKFGRASQPVCFMPAGWVEGVARHLHGAAFTAREVECVAAGGKECRIEVTPGGPERAASPGLGTLSKFGARPPAALATSVDEASIIAACAGLPLGGDAEGTVHAFGVSLTRHYANYYNLLSYRFDAAMASAAGEAAQTAARMLLVEAGRVCAFHTFGGIMESAEWEALVKPQCRTREDWLYGMVAAVNALGWGRWSVAQVRPGQRIEMVVDGSYESNGHLAAFGKSDGPRCFLVTGGVAGLANLLYNADITERPDLTPAFYAQTFQRPGFFVAREVECRSQGAAACRVVAERL